A portion of the Halodesulfovibrio aestuarii DSM 17919 = ATCC 29578 genome contains these proteins:
- the lon gene encoding endopeptidase La → MTEDMMNSTPIITEEEVLSGVLEHEADGTLPEFPAELPVLPVRDIVVFNYMILPLFVGREKSIQAVDAALNGSRYMMITTQKEEGTEDPSPEDLHTTGTVVMIMRMLKMPDGRLKVLVQGVSRAKIEHFTSTDPYLMAEVNGLEEIEIEEVSVETEAMMRAVREQSEEILSLRGVATSEIMSVLNTVHDPGRLADLIAANLRLKVPDAQAILECNDPIERLERVNKQLQKESEVANVQARIQSMAREGMDKAQRDYYLREQLKAIRTELGEGEGVEEEAEELAEALNKAGLPKDVRKEATKQLRRLTSMHPESSEASVVRNYLEWLSELPWKKLSRDRLDILKAQEILDEDHYGLEKVKDRILEYLSVRKLNPKSKGPILCFAGPPGVGKTSLGRSIARSLGRKFQRISLGGMRDEAEIRGHRRTYVGAMPGRIIQTMKLMGTRNPVIMLDEIDKLGSDFRGDPSSALLEVLDPEQNNNFSDHYLNVPFDLSKVMFICTANQLDTIPGPLRDRMEIIQIPGYTMQEKTRIARRYLLPRQAEENGLKKDEVSIPDSVLSKIIEEYTREAGLRNLEREIGSVCRKLARQKAEGTAGPYKVTAKTLQKLLGIPRFIDEEKDTEMIPGVAQGLAWTPYGGVILNIEVTLMKGKGKLTLTGQLGDVMKESAQAALSYARANAEELNIDADFLDKHDIHIHVPAGATPKDGPSAGVTLLIALISALTGKPVNHDLCMTGEITLRGRVLPVGGIKEKILAGVARGLHQVCIPKQNEKDLEDVPADLLKKIKVHTAAHVQDIIPLAFTE, encoded by the coding sequence ATGACCGAAGATATGATGAACAGCACACCGATCATAACCGAAGAAGAAGTTCTTTCCGGCGTGTTAGAACACGAAGCTGACGGAACATTACCGGAATTTCCTGCAGAACTTCCAGTACTTCCGGTCCGCGATATAGTTGTATTCAACTACATGATTCTTCCGCTCTTTGTCGGGCGCGAAAAATCAATTCAGGCTGTAGACGCCGCCCTTAACGGCAGCCGCTACATGATGATTACAACACAGAAAGAAGAAGGCACAGAAGATCCCTCACCAGAAGATTTGCACACAACTGGTACCGTTGTAATGATCATGCGCATGCTGAAAATGCCTGACGGCCGCCTGAAGGTGCTCGTGCAAGGTGTAAGCCGTGCAAAAATTGAACACTTCACCAGCACAGATCCGTACCTGATGGCTGAAGTAAACGGGCTTGAAGAGATTGAAATCGAAGAAGTTTCCGTTGAGACAGAAGCGATGATGCGTGCAGTCCGCGAACAAAGTGAGGAAATTCTTTCTTTACGCGGTGTAGCAACATCCGAGATCATGTCTGTTCTCAACACAGTGCATGATCCGGGTCGCCTTGCAGATTTGATTGCAGCGAATCTGCGTCTAAAAGTACCAGACGCACAAGCGATTCTCGAATGCAATGACCCGATTGAACGCCTTGAGCGCGTAAATAAGCAACTCCAGAAAGAATCTGAGGTTGCCAATGTACAGGCACGCATTCAGTCTATGGCTCGTGAAGGCATGGACAAAGCCCAACGTGACTACTACCTGCGCGAGCAGCTTAAAGCTATCCGCACGGAGCTCGGCGAGGGAGAAGGCGTTGAAGAAGAAGCTGAAGAACTAGCAGAAGCACTGAATAAAGCAGGGCTTCCTAAGGATGTTCGTAAAGAAGCTACTAAACAGTTACGCCGTCTTACCAGTATGCATCCAGAGTCTTCCGAAGCAAGCGTTGTGCGCAACTACCTTGAGTGGCTCTCAGAGTTGCCTTGGAAAAAACTTTCCCGCGACCGCCTTGATATCCTCAAGGCGCAGGAGATTTTGGACGAAGACCACTACGGCCTTGAAAAGGTTAAAGACCGTATCCTTGAATACCTTTCTGTACGCAAGCTTAATCCAAAATCAAAAGGACCTATCCTTTGCTTTGCGGGCCCTCCGGGGGTTGGTAAAACGTCTCTTGGACGTTCCATTGCCCGTTCTCTTGGTCGCAAATTCCAGCGTATTTCCCTTGGCGGTATGCGCGATGAAGCAGAAATCCGAGGCCACCGCCGCACCTACGTTGGCGCTATGCCGGGTCGTATCATTCAGACCATGAAACTTATGGGTACACGCAACCCTGTTATCATGCTGGATGAAATTGACAAGCTTGGCTCCGACTTCAGAGGCGATCCTTCTTCCGCATTACTGGAAGTGCTTGATCCAGAACAGAACAACAATTTCTCAGATCACTACTTAAACGTACCGTTTGATCTGTCCAAAGTTATGTTTATCTGCACCGCAAACCAGCTGGACACGATTCCGGGTCCGTTACGTGACCGCATGGAAATTATCCAGATCCCCGGATACACCATGCAGGAAAAAACACGCATTGCTCGTCGCTACCTGCTGCCTCGTCAGGCAGAAGAAAACGGCTTGAAGAAAGATGAAGTTTCTATTCCGGACAGTGTCCTCTCTAAAATTATTGAAGAATACACGCGCGAAGCAGGCTTGCGTAACCTTGAACGCGAAATTGGCTCAGTGTGCCGCAAACTTGCCCGTCAAAAGGCAGAAGGCACCGCAGGTCCATACAAGGTGACAGCTAAAACACTCCAGAAGCTGCTCGGTATCCCACGCTTCATCGATGAAGAAAAAGATACTGAAATGATTCCCGGTGTTGCGCAGGGACTTGCATGGACTCCATACGGTGGCGTAATTCTCAACATCGAGGTTACCCTTATGAAGGGTAAAGGAAAACTGACACTTACAGGTCAGCTTGGCGATGTTATGAAAGAATCTGCTCAGGCAGCTCTCAGCTATGCCCGAGCAAACGCAGAAGAACTAAATATTGATGCCGACTTCCTTGATAAGCATGACATCCATATTCATGTTCCTGCCGGTGCAACACCTAAAGATGGCCCTTCAGCCGGTGTTACCCTGCTTATTGCACTTATCTCTGCTCTTACTGGCAAGCCTGTAAATCATGATCTGTGTATGACAGGCGAGATTACACTGCGCGGAAGAGTTCTTCCTGTTGGCGGCATCAAAGAAAAAATTCTTGCCGGAGTCGCCCGAGGTTTGCATCAGGTTTGCATTCCGAAACAGAACGAAAAAGACCTTGAGGATGTTCCGGCTGACTTACTCAAGAAAATTAAAGTACATACAGCCGCACACGTTCAAGATATTATCCCGCTGGCTTTCACCGAATAA
- a CDS encoding YaiI/YqxD family protein — MQIWVDADACPKVIKEVLFKVAVRRKVKTTLVANSHVSVPSSPHVDFIRVGAGFDVADDEIVKLASMGDLVVTADVPLADKIVEKGATALNPRGQLYTEDNIKGLLRMRHLMEELRSGGMVSGGPAPLGARDKQEFTNQLDKFVTRRLKEEE, encoded by the coding sequence ATGCAAATTTGGGTAGATGCGGATGCGTGCCCTAAGGTCATTAAAGAGGTTTTATTCAAAGTTGCTGTACGGCGTAAAGTCAAAACAACGCTTGTCGCCAATAGCCATGTTTCTGTCCCTTCTTCACCTCATGTCGATTTTATCCGTGTAGGGGCAGGATTTGATGTGGCGGATGATGAGATTGTGAAACTTGCGAGTATGGGAGATCTTGTTGTTACAGCTGACGTTCCACTTGCAGATAAAATTGTGGAGAAGGGGGCAACCGCATTGAACCCTCGAGGTCAACTGTACACAGAAGACAATATTAAAGGTTTGCTTCGTATGCGTCATCTTATGGAAGAACTTCGAAGCGGCGGTATGGTCTCTGGCGGCCCAGCCCCACTTGGTGCGCGTGATAAGCAGGAATTTACTAACCAGCTTGATAAATTTGTAACGCGTAGGCTGAAAGAAGAAGAGTAG
- a CDS encoding DUF697 domain-containing protein has product MHSKIKIILFIFCAIISIAFASLLLSGIRTIADVVAYINPAYVSVVFWSLSTLCFGVLTYFGLSLFVFPKPLIIPQDPTEEQIQEYRHAYIDRLQQNLFLKNQRCSCKTEQEIEDSITALKTEANRLIEETSKRVFVGTATAQNGKLDTLIVFALITHLIYKITKLYAQRPHMGDLISLYKNVAATAFFAGAIEDIVVEEYTQQIVGPLVATSVMGSIPGAQAVASVVTASILDGSMNALLTMRCGIIARNYMSIYTDKDLLSKKEQRRSATREAAAMFMRTSGDTISTVAQSLISGASKTVKRSMAKAWDAVRGIASSSQSDLDSATKNCSDSTSEPIKGKKEKLRTTRERVSGTTEKVMTGASNAGKVLKQTSRSAVGSVASGVVTATSAATKGVSVAATTATKGAAAAAEGAGKGLSATATTVTGGISSVASAASSVASSATNGVSVAASSTVNGILFVGKKAGTAMSNADVKVKRGVQKSGKKMSSVTVQTKKLLSHPFSKKKRKKDEPPSSE; this is encoded by the coding sequence ATGCATTCAAAAATCAAAATTATTCTCTTCATTTTTTGCGCTATTATTTCCATAGCTTTTGCTTCGTTATTGCTTTCCGGTATTCGCACAATTGCAGACGTGGTTGCTTACATTAATCCTGCGTATGTTTCTGTAGTGTTCTGGTCACTCTCTACCCTGTGCTTCGGGGTACTCACCTATTTCGGCCTTTCCTTATTTGTCTTTCCGAAACCGCTTATTATTCCTCAAGACCCGACAGAAGAGCAAATCCAAGAGTATCGTCATGCGTATATTGACCGTTTGCAACAAAATCTCTTTCTCAAAAATCAGCGATGTTCATGCAAAACAGAACAAGAAATTGAAGATAGTATTACTGCGCTTAAAACTGAAGCAAATCGTCTTATTGAAGAAACCTCTAAACGAGTCTTCGTCGGTACAGCAACGGCACAAAACGGGAAATTGGACACACTTATTGTGTTCGCCCTTATTACACACCTTATCTACAAAATTACGAAACTGTATGCACAGCGTCCGCACATGGGCGACCTCATATCACTCTATAAAAACGTTGCTGCAACGGCCTTCTTTGCTGGTGCGATAGAAGATATTGTTGTGGAAGAATACACGCAACAAATAGTCGGTCCGCTCGTAGCGACCTCTGTTATGGGAAGTATTCCGGGCGCACAGGCTGTTGCATCTGTTGTTACGGCCTCTATCCTTGATGGCTCAATGAATGCTCTCCTCACCATGCGCTGCGGTATTATCGCCCGTAATTATATGAGCATTTATACCGACAAAGACTTACTCAGCAAAAAAGAACAGCGCAGGTCTGCCACACGGGAAGCTGCGGCCATGTTCATGCGAACATCCGGAGATACTATTTCGACAGTTGCTCAATCACTTATTTCCGGAGCATCCAAAACAGTAAAACGCAGTATGGCAAAAGCCTGGGATGCTGTCCGTGGTATCGCCTCTTCTTCTCAGTCTGACTTAGACAGTGCAACTAAAAATTGTTCAGATAGCACATCTGAACCTATAAAAGGAAAAAAGGAAAAACTTCGTACAACACGTGAAAGGGTTTCCGGCACCACTGAAAAAGTTATGACAGGAGCATCAAATGCAGGAAAAGTGCTCAAACAGACTTCCAGAAGTGCAGTCGGTAGCGTTGCAAGCGGGGTTGTAACAGCAACCTCCGCAGCAACAAAAGGCGTTTCAGTTGCTGCAACAACAGCTACGAAAGGTGCAGCCGCAGCGGCAGAAGGTGCTGGCAAGGGACTTTCAGCTACTGCAACTACAGTAACCGGAGGTATTTCCAGTGTGGCCTCTGCTGCCTCTTCCGTCGCAAGTTCAGCAACAAACGGGGTAAGCGTTGCTGCCTCATCAACAGTAAATGGAATACTCTTCGTTGGTAAAAAGGCTGGAACCGCTATGAGCAATGCAGATGTAAAAGTTAAACGGGGTGTACAAAAATCCGGTAAGAAAATGTCTTCCGTCACAGTACAAACGAAAAAGTTACTATCCCATCCCTTTTCGAAGAAAAAACGCAAGAAAGACGAACCCCCATCCTCTGAATAG
- the recQ gene encoding DNA helicase RecQ, producing the protein MNQTPLDILRTTYGFRDFRGKQEEIINHMIDGGDALVIMPTGSGKSLCYQLPSIVRTGTGIIVSPLIALMQDQVNELVQMGVRAAFLNSSQSPQEQSMVEQELRNGKLDMLYVAPERLVTPVFLALLDNIQPALFTIDEAHCVSQWGHDFRPEYTRLSILRERFPHVPLIALTATADDPTRKDIAEQLHLQQAPVFATGFDRPNITYSIQNRERGLDQLFSFIRSSYKDESGIVYCQSRKKVEDIATKLTEAGFNALPYHAGMSAIQRNHNQSKFMMEENVIMVATIAFGMGVNKPNVRFVVHLGLPKSLEAYHQETGRAGRDGLPADALLLYNLQDIVLARRMISRSSTNRAIIEQHKFSSLLGFVETTECRRNVILSYFGEHRDEKCGNCDTCLYPVETWDGTIAAQKALSCVYRTGQRFGATHLTDILTGNLTKRVSEHEHNHIKTFACGKELGKETWKGVFRQLVALQMLESDPENGSLRLNDTSWLILRGEKTVSLRRDSLSVTAVKHVSKKETDAAMQDALRLPDANLLLDLLKLERTRISREQNIPPYSVLPDKTLLELVAYRPNKKDDLCNIHGIGQTKLAMYGDLMLAVLLNFEAEHGRPESLPPLPQRAIEKQKKKEAGKTITDTVQKSIDLFKKHGDIHQVAAERNLVEGTIYGHIARAVELGKIELAAVTAQFTAEEIESVRAEVAAAIGTGTGIKGAHTALQGKYDYGLLRCIAVDLKNAGSEEW; encoded by the coding sequence ATGAACCAGACTCCATTAGACATTCTCCGGACTACGTACGGATTTAGAGATTTCAGAGGTAAACAGGAAGAAATCATCAACCACATGATCGACGGTGGTGATGCACTTGTTATCATGCCTACAGGAAGCGGTAAGTCACTGTGCTACCAGCTGCCATCCATCGTTCGTACCGGCACAGGAATTATCGTTTCCCCACTGATCGCGCTTATGCAGGACCAAGTTAATGAACTTGTGCAAATGGGTGTACGGGCAGCCTTTCTCAATTCTAGCCAAAGTCCGCAAGAACAAAGCATGGTTGAGCAGGAACTACGCAACGGCAAATTGGACATGTTGTATGTTGCTCCAGAACGCCTTGTTACTCCCGTATTTCTTGCGCTGCTCGATAACATTCAGCCAGCTTTGTTTACCATTGATGAAGCACACTGTGTTTCCCAATGGGGGCATGATTTCAGACCGGAATACACGCGTCTTTCTATTCTGCGCGAACGCTTTCCACATGTTCCGCTCATCGCTCTCACAGCGACAGCTGATGACCCTACCCGCAAAGACATTGCAGAACAGCTGCACCTCCAGCAGGCTCCTGTATTCGCGACTGGATTTGACCGTCCTAATATCACCTATTCCATCCAAAATCGCGAACGCGGGCTTGATCAACTTTTCAGCTTTATCCGCAGCAGCTACAAAGATGAATCCGGCATTGTCTATTGTCAGTCTCGAAAAAAAGTCGAAGATATTGCTACAAAGCTTACAGAAGCAGGGTTCAATGCTCTACCATATCATGCAGGTATGAGCGCCATCCAGCGCAACCACAACCAGTCAAAGTTCATGATGGAAGAAAACGTCATCATGGTTGCAACCATTGCATTCGGAATGGGCGTGAACAAGCCGAACGTACGTTTTGTGGTTCATCTCGGATTACCGAAAAGTCTTGAAGCATATCATCAGGAAACTGGTCGTGCAGGCCGTGACGGCCTTCCGGCAGACGCGCTACTTCTGTACAACTTGCAAGATATCGTACTTGCACGCCGGATGATTTCACGTTCATCAACGAACCGCGCCATCATAGAACAACACAAATTTAGCTCTCTACTCGGCTTCGTAGAAACCACCGAATGCCGCCGCAATGTTATTCTCTCCTACTTTGGAGAACACCGTGATGAAAAATGCGGCAACTGCGATACCTGCCTGTACCCTGTTGAAACTTGGGACGGCACCATTGCAGCGCAAAAAGCTCTGTCCTGCGTCTATAGAACCGGCCAGCGTTTCGGTGCGACACACCTTACAGATATCTTAACCGGCAATCTGACAAAACGTGTTTCTGAACATGAGCACAACCACATAAAGACATTCGCCTGCGGCAAAGAGCTAGGAAAAGAGACGTGGAAAGGCGTATTCAGGCAACTTGTAGCCTTACAGATGCTTGAGTCTGATCCGGAAAACGGCAGCCTAAGACTCAACGACACTAGCTGGCTTATTCTACGCGGTGAAAAAACCGTTTCTCTACGTCGAGACTCCCTCTCTGTAACAGCTGTTAAGCATGTCAGCAAAAAAGAGACTGACGCAGCTATGCAGGACGCATTGCGTCTTCCTGATGCAAATCTGCTGCTTGATCTGCTCAAACTGGAACGTACACGGATATCGCGCGAACAAAACATTCCACCGTACTCCGTGCTGCCAGATAAGACGCTTCTGGAACTTGTGGCCTACCGACCGAATAAAAAAGACGATCTGTGCAACATACACGGTATCGGGCAAACTAAACTTGCCATGTATGGTGATCTTATGCTGGCCGTACTTCTTAACTTTGAAGCAGAACACGGCAGACCTGAATCACTTCCGCCACTGCCGCAACGGGCTATTGAAAAACAAAAAAAGAAAGAAGCCGGGAAAACGATTACTGATACTGTTCAAAAATCTATCGACCTGTTCAAAAAACATGGAGATATCCATCAAGTTGCCGCTGAACGAAACCTCGTCGAGGGTACCATTTATGGTCATATTGCCCGGGCTGTTGAGCTGGGTAAGATTGAACTTGCCGCGGTCACAGCGCAGTTTACCGCTGAGGAAATAGAATCTGTGCGCGCAGAAGTTGCCGCAGCTATCGGTACAGGAACAGGCATAAAAGGAGCGCACACGGCGCTGCAAGGTAAATATGATTATGGTCTGTTACGCTGCATCGCTGTTGATCTAAAAAATGCCGGTTCTGAAGAATGGTAA
- a CDS encoding LPS assembly lipoprotein LptE codes for MTLPTLSSASRILAVLCLLASLSLTGCGYSLTNNQPSILGNGSSTMRIREVKNATIYPWINQIVRSSMYDEITNRNIAIMTGSESADYSMVINIEKFTIRSRVLGTKDETLEYTVSLRFSAVVYDSKNELVWTSGNTGLSRSYPVSDARLAGTQITNLLVHKMVDKMRNTF; via the coding sequence ATGACGCTTCCTACATTATCCTCTGCTTCCCGCATTCTTGCTGTGCTTTGTCTCCTTGCATCTCTTTCCCTCACGGGTTGCGGATACTCCCTGACTAACAATCAGCCAAGCATCTTGGGCAACGGTTCCTCTACAATGCGCATTAGAGAAGTTAAAAACGCTACAATCTACCCGTGGATTAACCAGATTGTCCGTTCCAGCATGTATGACGAAATTACTAACAGAAATATTGCGATTATGACTGGTTCAGAATCTGCTGATTACAGCATGGTCATTAATATTGAAAAATTCACCATTCGCAGTCGTGTGCTTGGAACTAAGGACGAAACTCTTGAGTATACAGTCTCTCTTAGGTTTAGTGCAGTAGTATACGATAGCAAGAACGAACTAGTATGGACATCAGGCAATACAGGACTTTCCAGATCTTATCCCGTATCTGACGCACGTCTTGCAGGTACTCAAATTACAAACCTACTCGTCCATAAAATGGTCGATAAAATGCGCAATACATTCTAA
- the radC gene encoding RadC family protein yields the protein MTEKAHYHGHRKRLREKLHKDEQSLADYEILELVLGTVILRSDTKPLAKELLNRFGTLRGVLDAQDEDLRQLKGFGDSLISHWKLLRELFSRYMESGITEKKQLSSPAEVAEMARTRLGRKEKEEFWAAFLDNQNRLLSWERISTGTVNTTMIYPRELMEQALQRKASSLVIVHNHPGGNLTPSSPDIEITRHIAQAGRILGIRLLDHLIITADTYYSLKDEGHM from the coding sequence ATGACAGAAAAAGCTCACTATCATGGACACAGAAAACGTCTGCGCGAAAAATTACATAAAGACGAGCAGTCGCTAGCGGATTACGAAATTCTGGAGCTGGTACTTGGTACGGTAATTTTACGTTCCGATACAAAGCCACTTGCAAAAGAATTATTAAACCGTTTTGGAACACTACGAGGCGTACTTGATGCGCAGGATGAAGACCTGCGCCAACTCAAAGGCTTTGGAGACTCTCTTATAAGCCATTGGAAACTGCTGCGGGAACTTTTCTCCCGATACATGGAATCCGGCATTACAGAGAAGAAACAGCTTTCAAGCCCTGCTGAAGTAGCAGAGATGGCGCGAACCAGATTAGGTCGAAAAGAAAAAGAAGAATTCTGGGCTGCCTTCTTAGATAACCAGAACAGACTTCTCTCCTGGGAAAGAATTTCAACAGGGACAGTTAATACCACCATGATCTACCCCAGAGAACTCATGGAGCAGGCATTACAACGCAAAGCCAGCTCATTAGTAATTGTCCACAACCATCCGGGTGGAAACCTTACACCATCTTCTCCGGATATAGAGATAACACGGCATATTGCTCAGGCTGGGCGCATCTTAGGTATCAGACTACTCGACCACCTTATTATTACTGCCGACACCTACTACAGCCTAAAAGATGAGGGACACATGTAA
- the holA gene encoding DNA polymerase III subunit delta yields the protein MPRPGFSICVCPDIQLTKNYIDTLLQENPAPEGTWGKHVYWSDEGLPPAFWENLTLQGLFASPKVLIIRNAQNLPIDTWRKLSTNLGQFNPLAWVIICLEAPYDRGKPKIPAAVKKLPCWNLAETKAWIWQSAGLTERAMRGFIEQWAAKNTITIEPKTVHALSQVLPQDASAAKNELDKLALAAGDSRTITVEHLTDISNDTEMDIFAFINALQSGKMPDKVWKKVISSQAAGDAMIFSFLAMLLREARILWQLYAGETVRLPSGVIQQKKRLATNLGPVRLSKIWDLALEAEMGIKTGERKPEQAMEILVAGLLALFAPQK from the coding sequence ATGCCAAGACCCGGATTTTCCATTTGTGTCTGCCCGGACATTCAGCTGACGAAAAACTACATCGACACCCTGTTGCAAGAGAACCCGGCCCCCGAAGGGACGTGGGGAAAACATGTATACTGGAGTGATGAAGGTTTACCGCCCGCCTTCTGGGAAAATCTTACTCTGCAAGGGCTCTTTGCCTCACCCAAGGTGCTCATAATTCGTAACGCACAAAATCTGCCCATTGATACATGGCGCAAATTAAGCACAAACTTAGGACAATTCAATCCGCTGGCATGGGTTATAATTTGTCTTGAAGCACCGTACGACAGAGGTAAACCCAAGATTCCTGCTGCTGTTAAAAAACTTCCATGTTGGAACCTTGCAGAAACAAAGGCATGGATTTGGCAATCTGCGGGGCTCACGGAACGTGCCATGCGCGGCTTTATTGAACAGTGGGCAGCTAAAAATACAATAACAATTGAGCCCAAGACCGTACACGCTCTGTCACAAGTTCTGCCGCAGGATGCGTCCGCAGCAAAAAATGAGTTAGACAAACTCGCGCTTGCGGCTGGAGACTCACGAACTATCACGGTTGAGCATCTTACCGATATTTCAAACGATACTGAAATGGACATATTCGCGTTCATTAACGCACTGCAGTCAGGAAAGATGCCAGATAAAGTTTGGAAAAAGGTGATATCCAGTCAGGCCGCAGGTGACGCTATGATCTTCTCTTTCCTTGCCATGCTCCTGCGCGAAGCTCGTATATTATGGCAACTGTATGCCGGAGAAACTGTACGGTTACCATCCGGCGTTATCCAACAGAAAAAGCGACTTGCCACGAATCTTGGACCTGTACGACTTTCGAAGATATGGGATTTGGCTCTTGAAGCTGAAATGGGGATTAAAACTGGTGAACGCAAGCCAGAGCAGGCAATGGAAATATTAGTTGCCGGCCTTCTTGCTCTTTTTGCCCCGCAAAAATAG
- a CDS encoding acylphosphatase — translation MARQRYIVTGKVQGVGFRYWTHHTASLFGLRGWVRNRPDGSVELVAEGDIATLQQFEKELWQGPVNSHVANVSLCDTNLREPLSRFTMH, via the coding sequence ATGGCCAGACAGCGCTATATAGTAACGGGGAAAGTGCAAGGGGTAGGATTCCGATACTGGACACACCACACAGCATCTTTGTTCGGGCTACGCGGTTGGGTACGCAATCGTCCTGATGGAAGTGTAGAGCTTGTTGCAGAAGGTGATATTGCAACACTGCAGCAATTTGAAAAAGAACTCTGGCAAGGTCCAGTTAACAGCCACGTTGCCAATGTTTCGCTATGTGATACAAATTTACGGGAACCACTTTCAAGGTTTACCATGCATTAA
- a CDS encoding MoaD/ThiS family protein: MQVEIKCFATLSDFTPKGGFLAVDDGSTVKQVIDLLGIKAEDVKIMFINGKHESLESVLKEGDRLGLFPAVGGG, encoded by the coding sequence ATGCAGGTAGAAATAAAATGTTTTGCCACACTTTCTGATTTCACACCAAAAGGTGGTTTTCTGGCTGTAGACGATGGTTCAACCGTCAAACAGGTTATAGATCTCCTTGGTATTAAAGCGGAAGATGTAAAGATTATGTTCATCAACGGAAAGCATGAATCGTTGGAAAGCGTGCTGAAGGAAGGAGACCGTCTTGGTCTTTTCCCCGCTGTCGGTGGTGGCTAG
- a CDS encoding GAF domain-containing protein: MKNRTASAGEECLENRVVRLEDQARFTLDALELAASLGDFKVSISSLHDPTLLLHEVVSRVATITSFTASAVYLVDEGISDFYLAYSDQQEWNDKIESAIASFIDSGMFAFALREGRPVVVHSVELQRRVLLHVLETSSRVRGMFVGVFPDGAKNLTAIEMALLSIVCKNCASAVEVFELYKCFRSGGEDVVAFSESLPVGFLDIDESGRILFANKVAGKLLDSVATPEKRHFIDFLVAEERDRIESLLISCLAFCMPRQEYQAEALAKPQSTMRTHTVLDSVNGQKVVSLHITPLVRNGGMVLRGILAPADETPTGEEQIEGMSL; the protein is encoded by the coding sequence ATGAAGAATAGAACCGCATCTGCTGGTGAAGAGTGTCTTGAAAATCGGGTTGTCCGATTAGAAGATCAGGCTCGATTTACACTGGATGCTTTGGAACTTGCTGCGTCGCTTGGTGATTTTAAAGTGAGCATAAGCTCGCTGCATGACCCCACTCTGTTACTGCATGAGGTAGTCTCGCGTGTGGCAACAATTACCTCTTTTACTGCTTCAGCTGTGTATCTTGTTGATGAAGGCATTTCGGATTTTTATTTAGCCTATTCAGATCAACAGGAGTGGAATGACAAAATAGAGTCTGCCATAGCATCATTTATTGATAGTGGTATGTTTGCCTTTGCTCTTAGAGAAGGGCGTCCTGTGGTTGTGCACTCGGTTGAGTTGCAGCGCAGAGTATTGCTTCATGTTTTGGAAACATCTTCCCGTGTGCGGGGAATGTTTGTCGGGGTCTTCCCTGACGGTGCAAAAAACCTTACCGCAATCGAAATGGCATTGCTCTCGATTGTGTGTAAAAATTGTGCATCCGCTGTTGAAGTTTTCGAACTCTATAAATGCTTTAGGAGCGGCGGCGAAGATGTAGTTGCCTTTTCAGAGTCTCTTCCTGTGGGATTTCTTGATATAGATGAAAGCGGGCGTATTCTTTTTGCAAATAAGGTTGCCGGAAAATTGTTGGATAGTGTTGCCACTCCGGAAAAAAGACATTTTATTGATTTTCTTGTGGCTGAAGAGCGTGATCGTATAGAATCACTGCTCATCAGTTGTCTTGCTTTTTGTATGCCGAGACAGGAATATCAGGCTGAAGCACTCGCAAAGCCGCAAAGCACTATGCGTACACACACGGTACTTGATTCTGTGAATGGGCAGAAGGTTGTGAGTCTCCATATTACCCCGTTAGTAAGAAATGGCGGAATGGTGCTGCGGGGGATTCTAGCTCCAGCGGACGAAACGCCTACAGGGGAAGAACAAATAGAGGGAATGTCGTTGTAA